Proteins encoded in a region of the Nicotiana tomentosiformis chromosome 9, ASM39032v3, whole genome shotgun sequence genome:
- the LOC138898650 gene encoding uncharacterized protein — translation MEREAKLKEGESVSEQLQMLRRQMKSLQVARGSENLDYEDLCIYPEVDLPIGCKPPMFDTFDRTGDPHAHIRAYYNKLVGEGRNAKLRMKLFIRSMTGESHTWYTQQDPRNWRTWQDMAEDFMNCFRFNIEITPNRFVLVNLQKHYLSRFKNMHDCR, via the coding sequence ATGGAGAGAGAGGCCAAGCTTAAGGAAGGAGAGTCGGTATCTGAACAATTGCAAATGTTGAGAAGGCAAATGAAGAGTCTCCAAGTTGCCCGAGGAAGTGAAAACCTGGATTATGAGGACCTGTGTATTTACCCAGAAGTGGATTTGCCAATAGGGTGCAAACCCCCAATGTTCGATACTTTCGACAGGACAGGGGACCCTCATGCACATATAAGAGCTTATTATAACAAGTTGGTCGGAGAGGGGAGAAATGCGAAACTAAGAATGAAATTGTTTATAAGGAGTATGACGGGAGAATCACACACCTGGTATACCCAACAGGACCCGCGgaattggagaacttggcaagatATGGCGGAGGACTTCATGAACTGTTTTCGATTCAATATAGAGATCACTCCTAATCGGTTTGTGCTGGTGAACCTGCAAAAACACTATCTGAGTCGTTTCAAGAATATGCACGACTGTAGATGA